In the genome of Aspergillus luchuensis IFO 4308 DNA, chromosome 2, nearly complete sequence, one region contains:
- the GAP1 gene encoding amino acid permease GAP1 (COG:E;~EggNog:ENOG410PJCY;~InterPro:IPR004840,IPR004841,IPR004762;~PFAM:PF13520,PF00324;~TransMembrane:12 (i86-107o113-140i161-180o192-210i222-244o264-284i305-326o346-372i407-425o431-457i478-499o519-539i);~go_component: GO:0016020 - membrane [Evidence IEA];~go_component: GO:0016021 - integral component of membrane [Evidence IEA];~go_process: GO:0006865 - amino acid transport [Evidence IEA];~go_process: GO:0055085 - transmembrane transport [Evidence IEA]) has protein sequence MEKDFIEPKSEPSFGDAPPLYGESEATKGSFGQRIIDSFKRDPNARASSHHEPGQDGKTFDIENAAQNTASSPLARKLKGRHLQMIAIGGSIGTGLFVGSGKVLAAGGPASVLIAYALIGCMLYCTVHALGEMAVLFPVAGSFSHYSTRFIDPAWGFAMGWNYLLQWLVTLPTEIVAASLTVDYWESGVSNAAWVAIFWTVIVCINMFGVKGYGEAEFVFSIIKVTAVVGFIILGIILTCGGGPHGGYIGGRYWHDPGAFNDGFKGLCSVFVNAAFAFAGTELVGLAAAETANPRKSLPTAVKQVFWRITLFYIVSLTLVGLLVPYTDSRLLDGSSSADAKASPFVISIVNAGISGLPSVMNVVIMIAVLSVGNAAVYGSSRTLAALAEQQQAPKIFAYIDRKGRPLPALIVASAFGLLGFLAASDKEGEAFTWMMAISGLSSIFTWGSICLCHIRFRRAWKLQGHSLDELAFTSQPGVIGSWIGLIFNCLVLIAQFWVGFAPSGYSEMSASALVSNFFSDYLAAPVVLAFYIPYKLWFKTPFIRAKDMDLHTGRRELDIQALIEEEKAEQAAWPAWKKAWKFFC, from the exons ATGGAGAAGGATTTCATTGAACCCAAGTCGGAGCCCTCGTTCGGCGACGCTCCCCCTCTCTACGGCGAATCTGAAGCAACCAAGGGCAGCTTTGGCCAGCGAATTATCGATAGTTTCAAGAGAGATCCTAATGCCCGTGCCTCGTCGCACCATGAACCTGGTCAAGATGGGAAGACCTTCGATATCGAAAATGCTGCTCAGAACACCGCTAGTTCTCCACTGGCACGCAAGCTCAAAGGTCGCCACCTTCAGATGATCGCGATTGGTGGTTCAATTG GTACTGGTCTTTTTGTCGGATCTGGAAAGGTCCTGGCGGCCGGTGGCCCAGCCTCGGTCCTGATCGCATATGCTTTGATCGGCTGCATGCTTTACTGCACTGTGCACGCGCTGGGTGAGATGGCTGTTCTCTTCCCTGTTGCTGGTTCGTTCTCGCATTATTCCACCCGGTTCATCGATCCTGCTTGGGGTTTCGCCATGGGTTGGAATTATCTGCTGCAGTGGCTCGTGACCCTTCCCACCGAAATTGTCGCCGCCTCGTTGACTGTCGACTACTGGGAATCGGGCGTCTCCAATGCTGCGTGGGTCGCTATTTTTTGGACTGTCATTGTGTGCATCAATATGTTCGGTGTTAAGGGTTATGGTGAAGCAGAGTTCGTGTTTTCCATAATCAAGGTCACCGCCGTAGTTGGCTTCAT CATCCTCGGTATCATCCTGACCTGTGGCGGCGGGCCCCATGGTGGATACATCGGTGGAAGGTACTGGCACGACCCAGGCGCCTTTAACGATGGCTTCAAGGGTCTTTGTAGTGTTTTTGTGAATGCTGCATTTGCGTTCGCTGGTACTGAGCTGGTTGGCCTTGCCGCCGCGGAGACCGCTAATCCTAGGAAATCGCTCCCGACCGCCGTCAAGCAGGTGTTCTGGCGTATCACCCTCTTCTACATTGTGTCTCTTACCTTGGTCGGCCTCCTTGTCCCCTACACCGATTCTCGACTCCTCGATGGTTCATCTAGCGCCGATGCCAAAGCGTCTCCGTTCGTCATCTCCATCGTGAACGCGGGAATTTCTGGATTGCCTTCGGTGATGAACGTTGTCATCATGATTGCTGTGCTCTCCGTCGGCAATGCAGCTGTCTACGGCTCTTCTAGAACTCTGGCGGCTCTGGCTGAGCAACAGCAGGCTCCAAAAATCTTCGCCTACATCGATCGCAAGGGCCGGCCTCTTCCGGCTCTCATCGTTGCCTCGGCGTTTGGTTTGCTTGGATTCCTGGCCGCTTCCGATAAGGAGGGTGAAGCCTTCACATGGATGATGGCCATCTCAggtctctcctccatcttcacctggGGGTCAATCTGCCTGTGTCACATTCGCTTCCGTCGCGCTTGGAAACTGCAAGGGCACAGCCTCGACGAGCTGGCTTTCACGTCCCAGCCTGGTGTGATTGGTTCCTGGATCGGACTCATTTTCAACTGCCTCGTTCTGATTGCTCAGTTTTGGGTTGGCTTTGCGCCCAGCGGATATAGTGAAATGTCGGCTTCGGCATTAGTttccaacttcttctccgaCTACCTTGCTGCGCCGGTCGTGTTGGCCTTCTACATCCCCTACAAGCTTTGGTTCAAGACCCCCTTCATCCGGGCCAAGGACATGGATCTCCATACCGGTCGACGCGAACTCGACATCCAAGCGctcatcgaagaagaaaaggcagAACAGGCGGCCTGGCCTGCGTGGAAGAAGGCGTGGAAATTCTTCTGCTAA
- a CDS encoding GTPase-activating protein RGD2 (BUSCO:EOG09261C0G;~COG:T;~EggNog:ENOG410PGKQ;~InterPro:IPR001060,IPR027267,IPR008936,IPR000591, IPR000198,IPR031160,IPR036390;~PFAM:PF00611,PF00610,PF00620;~go_process: GO:0007165 - signal transduction [Evidence IEA];~go_process: GO:0035556 - intracellular signal transduction [Evidence IEA]), whose protein sequence is MPGFADSFWTPDYATGLGVLYGKLQQGAVENKQIITIASMRADAEEQYGLKLGEIAPTVDRVTPTGFGKDDGASVRKAYEGVRTEMVEASKNHQKIASNIRELVVSPFRRWCDQHEARIQNSHDDLQARIKEHSKQVDLVKKLRSHYFNKCRVVEDLEEENKLAFQAPETSPKIKPTPKIVLPEEQEEEEPVEIGDRIYPPEDLKRLLTHMLENIKIGEVKVPIIGTYQNTSTGADIVEYTQKHLNGTSITYSERIGQDLVDNGFLRLVGNMGSTFANSSKMRYQWRPKVFQITGVPEKKKPLMRVTSVATSEDGSESPLSSVSEMLAGWNPLNNPYPNETPAEKLRREAREADERYKAAVRKLDMIRCKLEEEVVENLRFMEQCELDRLKAIKAVILDFSGAISNVIPNLQSTVDHMMLYQETIQPLGDLRYLLENYRTGGFVPRVQAYENYYGSVEDQNFGVDLEARARADRKRVPIVVTTLLTYLDNRYPDLEGDEARRAIWLYDVPLAATHHLRSALNNSKADYNEILEKYEIPIIASVLKLYLLELPDSLVSSQVYEIVKTIYSTTAHETTEEGRIKVLQSTLGQLRLNNIATLDAIMTHFTRLIDLTSADESYVSALAQALSPCILRPRTESSLTMNERHSYRLIRDLFAHKDAIFGELKRQSSALGISGSTNRPRAISTDESNRRAAMEARNRAILDRSRANSPAPPQKHRRDRSSGASETRRFPINVTSPTERRTVARSSLDVPIKSESPTAAEQMTSVNINGPEPVTNGALSESPVSAAASASPSSGSASPPPAPESDASVTPTTTPTQDTEKRSSTISRSSVSYTRKPGLGNRSSFPAVASTEGTDSKRSSLAETEPKGVTLEDKPMDDD, encoded by the exons ATGCCTGGTTTCGCGGATTCGTTCTGGACCCCCGACTACGCCACCGGTCTGGGGGTGCTTTACGGGAAACTCCAACAGGGCGCCGTCGAGAACAAGCAGATCATCACCATTGCTTCTATGCGCGCAGATGCGGAGGAACAGTACGGTCTGAAATTGGGGGAAATTGCGCCGACCGTGGATCGGGTCACGCCAACGGGGTTCGGAAAAGATGACGGGGCAAGCGTGAGAAAG GCTTACGAGGGAGTTCGCACTGAGATGGTCGAGGCATCCAAGAACCACCAGAAGATCGCGTCGAACATCCGGGAGCTAGTCGTTAGCCCCTTCAGGCGTTGGTGCGATCAGCATGAGGCTCGAATTCAGAACTCACACGATGATCTCCAGGCTCGAATCAAGGAACATTCGAAACAGGTGGATCTGGTCAAGAAACTCCGAAGCCATTATTTCAATAAGTGCCGTGTGGTTGAAGacctcgaggaagagaacaaaCTCGCTTTCCAGGCCCCCGAAACAAGTCCGAAAATTAAGCCCACCCCCAAGATTGTCCTGCCAGAAGaacaggaggaggaggagccggTGGAGATTGGCGATCGGATCTACCCTCCGGAGGATTTGAAGAGGCTTCTGACACATATGCTGGAAAACATCAAGATTGGCGAGGTCAAGGTGCCGATCATCGGCACATATCAGAACACGTCGACCGGTGCGGATATTGTGGAATACACTCAGAAGCACCTGAACGGAACTAGCATCACCTATTCGGAGAGAATCGGGCAGGATCTCGTGGACAATGGGTTTCTCCGTCTGGTCGGAAATATGGGCAGCACCTTCGCGAACAGCTCCAAGATGCGCTACCAGTGGCGCCCTAAGGTGTTCCAGATCACCGGTGTcccagagaagaagaagcctcTTATGCGCGTAACCTCTGTGGCAACAAGCGAGGATGGCAGCGAGTCTCCGCTGTCTTCTGTTTCTGAGATGCTGGCCGGCTGGAACCCTCTCAACAACCCGTACCCTAACGAGACACCAGCGGAGAAGTTGCGCAGGGAAGCTCGCGAGGCCGATGAGCGGTATAAGGCTGCGGTGCGCAAGCTGGACATGATCAGATGCaagctcgaggaagaggtcgTTGAAAATCTGCGCTTCATGGAGCAGTGTGAGCTTGATCGCCTCAAGGCAATCAAGGCCGTGATTCTGGATTTCTCGGGCGCCATCAGCAATGTCATTCCCAACCTGCAAAGCACTGTCGACCACATGATGCTGTACCAAGAGACCATCCAGCCGCTAGGCGATCTCCGTTACCTTCTGGAGAACTACCGAACGGGTGGTTTCGTACCTCGTGTGCAGGCGTATGAGAACTACTACGGATCTGTGGAAG ATCAAAATTTTGGTGTTGACCTCGAAGCGAGAGCCAGAGCCGACCGCAAGCGCGTTCCCATTGTGGTCACCACTCTGCTGACTTACCTGGATAACC GCTACCCTGACCTTGAGGGTGACGAGGCACGACGTGCGATCTGGCTGTACGATGTGCCTTTGGCAGCCACACACCACCTCCGTAGCGCATTGAACAACAGCAAAGCGGATTATAACGAGATACTGGAGAAATATGAAATCCCCATCATCGCGAGTGTTCTGAAATTGTACCTCCTTGAGCTGCCAG ACTCTTTGGTTTCCTCCCAGGTTTATGAGATTGTGAAGACGATTTATTCGACTACTGCCCATGAGACGACCGAAGAGGGCCGCATCAAGGTCCTTCAAAGCACTCTCGGACAACTTCGTCTGAATAACATTGCTACGCTTGACGCCATTATGACCCATTTTACGCGCTTGATTGATCTGACATCTGCCGATGAAAGTTATGTCTCTGCACTTGCCCAGGCCCTGTCACCTTGCATTCTCCGTCCTCGCACAGAAAGCAGCCTTACGATGAACGAACGGCACAGCTACCGTCTCATCCGTGATCTATTTGCTCACAAGGACGCCATCTTTGGTGAGTTGAAACGCCAGTCAAGTGCGCTGGGGATCAGTGGATCCACCAACCGTCCTCGTGCCATCAGCACAGATGAGAGCAACCGCCGGGCCGCAATGGAGGCTCGGAACCGTGCTATCCTCGACCGCAGCCGTGCCAACAGCCCGGCTCCTCCGCAGAAGCATCGCCGTGACCGTTCCAGCGGCGCTTCAGAGACCAGACGTTTCCCCATCAATGTGACCAGCCCCACTGAAAGACGGACTGTCGCTCGCAGCAGCCTGGATGTTCCCATCAAAAGCGAATCTCCCACCGCTGCGGAACAGATGACAAGCGTGAACATCAACGGTCCTGAGCCAGTCACCAACGGCGCCTTGAGCGAATCTCCTGTATCCGCTGCGGCCAGCGCAAGCCCCTCATCGGGTAGTGCCAGTCCTCCCCCGGCTCCTGAATCGGACGCTTCTGTGACCCCAACCACAACTCCCACCCAAGATACCGAGAAGCGCTCATCAACGATCTCCCGGTCTAGCGTTTCCTACACTCGCAAACCCGGTCTCGGAAACCGTTCCAGCTTCCCGGCCGTCGCAAGCACAGAGGGCACAGACAGCAAGCGCAGCAGTCTAGCCGAAACCGAGCCGAAAGGCGTCACATTGGAAGACAAGCCAATGGACGATGACTAG
- a CDS encoding DNA-protein crosslink repair co-factor UBX5 (COG:O;~EggNog:ENOG410PIWE;~InterPro:IPR009060,IPR036249,IPR001012,IPR006577, IPR029071;~PFAM:PF14555,PF00789,PF13899;~go_function: GO:0005515 - protein binding [Evidence IEA]), whose amino-acid sequence MEGDVVAQFTEITGSKPELATQYLQLTDFNIEQAVQLFFENGGAPLTDDPLPSASTPQQASHAGGYGNESGVVNIDSDDDVTIDESRSAPRNHGAMFEDDAAMARRLQEEMYGGGDAEENVRAPMARTTETLVGPEADFDDGDMHASILGQLRARQQRNNRPGIFNQRDTSIWSGEDDTSERERLAAATGGASEASNKSNMLAEMYRPPFEIMSRLPWDVARQEGRDNEKWLMVNIQDPSVFDCQVLNRDLWKDAGVRDTVKEHFIFMQYSKDDPRAGPYLQYYFQASDVSDNYPHIAIVDPRTGEQMKVWSGPPVIKASDFLMQVHEFLDRYSLKHNVRNPVAKRKPEKKEKSIDAMTEEEMMEMAMRNSLGDEASQGPKVEDPDDLTRSTDDVKGKGRAEDVGMEEAEQPEQSVFLSIPDNRPHTEPPADPATTTRIQFRHPSGRVIRRFALTDPVQRIYEWLKADPPLEDKAGVEFELNAMGRNLIDSLDQTVADAGLKNGTVMIGYVEE is encoded by the exons ATGGAAGGCGACGTGGTAGCGCAGTTCACTGAAATCACCGGCTCAAAGCCAGAGCTGGCTACCCAATATCTGCAGCTGACTGATTTCAACATCGAACAGGCTGTACAGCTTTTCTTCGAGAATGGCGGTGCGCCACTGACTGATGATCCCTTACCGTCTGCCTCCACGCCGCAGCAAGCTTCTCATGCTGGCGGCTATGGAAACGAGTCCGGGGTGGTCAATATCGACTCCGATGACGACGTCACAATAGATGAGTCTCGCTCTGCGCCTCGGAACCACGGCGCTATGTTCGAAGACGATGCCGCCATGGCCCGTCGCCTCCAAGAAGAGATGtacggcggaggagatgccGAAGAGAACGTGCGTGCGCCGATGGCCCGTACAACAGAAACCTTGGTGGGGCCTGAAGCGGACTTTGACGATGGCGATATGCATGCCAGCATATTGGGTCAACTGCGCGCGCGCCAACAGCGAAACA ACCGGCCGGGCATCTTCAACCAGCGAGACACGTCGATATGGTCTGGAGAGGACGACACCTCGGAACGTGAACGGTTGGCTGCAGCGACTGGAGGAGCTTCCGAGGCCTCGAATAAGTCTAATATGTTAGCTGAGATGTACCGCCCGCCTTTCGAGATCATGTCCAGGCTTCCGTGGGATGTCGCTCGTCAGGAAGGTCGTGACAATGAGAAGTGGTTGATGGTCAATATCCAGGACCCTTCGGTCTTTGATTGCCAGGTACTGAACAGAGACCTCTGGAAGGATGCGGGCGTGAGAGACACCGTTAAGGAGCATTTTATCTTCATGCAATATTCCAAGGACGACCCTCGCGCGGGACCGTATCTGCAGTACTACTTTCAGGCCAGCGACGTCTCAGATAATTATCCCCACATCGCGATTGTCGACCCCCGGACTGGAGAACAGATGAAGGTCTGGTCGGGGCCTCCCGTGATCAAGGCGTCGGACTTTTTGATGCAAGTCCACGAGTTCCTCGACAGATACAGTCTGAAGCACAACGTGAGAAATCCCgtggcgaagaggaagccggagaagaaggaaaagagtaTCGATGCAAtgactgaagaagagatgatggagatggcaaTGAGAAACAGCCTAGGGGATGAGGCGTCGCAAGGTCCGAAGGTGGAGGACCCCGACGATCTCACACGCAGCACTGATGATGTGAAGGGCAAGGGACGGGCTGAAGACGTTGGGATGGAAGAGGCCGAACAACCTGAACAGAGCGTCTTCTTGTCCATCCCGGACAATCGACCCCACACAGAGCCCCCCGCCGATCCTGCCACAACCACGCGCATCCAGTTCCGACACCCATCGGGGCGAGTGATTCGACGTTTTGCTTTGACGGATCCTGTCCAGCGGATCTACGAATGGCTCAAGGCTGATCCGCCCTTGGAGGATAAAGCCGGTGTGGAGTTTGAGCTGAATGCCATGGGCCGCAATCTTATTGACTCGCTGGATCAGACCGTCGCCGATGCTGGACTGAAAAATGGTACAGTCATGATAGGGTATGTCGAGGAATAG
- the CDC6 gene encoding AAA family ATPase CDC6 (COG:L;~EggNog:ENOG410PHC7;~InterPro:IPR036388,IPR003959,IPR027417,IPR003593, IPR036390,IPR015163,IPR016314;~PFAM:PF09079,PF00004,PF13401;~go_function: GO:0005524 - ATP binding [Evidence IEA];~go_function: GO:0016887 - ATPase activity [Evidence IEA];~go_process: GO:0006270 - DNA replication initiation [Evidence IEA];~go_process: GO:0051301 - cell division [Evidence IEA]), producing the protein MAASVLGKRQRGAIEPEVPSLPVRRASRRRTQQPHVRQESEPPAPQPRQLRSRTRNGNGAAIQEEPQEESKNDSVDSGQTRRTVQVGKAAISPVKRSHATDPVNDENSTPVEFKTPSKSRFRDALDSPPPTTPKHRVLIGGKSMTPRTPRHISTPTTTQTIYSEARQMFARGATSTRIVGRDTEREKLTSFIQDGVDSRKGGCLYVSGPPGTGKSALVQEVCHDMDLKSLKIAHLNCASMRGARDVYSRLIGDLCNDHDVFKKTEADRLRLMFTSEEEDDIYLVTLDEIDHLLTADSGILQSLFEWSLQEKSRLLLIGIANALDLTDRSLPQLKAKNLKPRLLPFLPYNAGQIASVITNRLRSLLPEGQTVEPNFVPFVQPAAIQLCSKKVASQTGDLRKAFELVKRAIDLIEQEALKKLEAQNANPESPTKTILVENNNLSSSSKSSSPKQTPTLSYTAITAPRASIAHVARITSAAFGQGTVQRLQGLNLQQKAAICALIALDRKRRQGEFPGTPSKTKHLPPTIKQVYDTYCTLCRQDNILHPLTSTEFKDVLSNLETMGLVGEYQGRGRGGTVAGGSDLRRSPSKLHGPMTPSKALDEQSLVCFVSQKEIETQLTGAGEGILRRLLTGQGL; encoded by the exons ATGGCTGCTTCGGTCCTCGGTAAGCGCCAGCGAGGTGCTATCGAACCGGAAG TACCATCATTACCCGTGCGTCGAGCAAGCAGGCGCCGGACACAACAACCTCACGTCCGTCAAGAAAGCGAGCCCCCTGCACCCCAACCGCGCCAACTTCGGTCACGGACGAGAAACGGCAATGGCGCCGCTATTCAAGAAGAGCCTCAGGAAGAATCAAAGAATGATTCGGTCGATAGTGGACAGACAAGGCGTACTGTGCAGGTTGGCAAGGCGGCCATATCACCTGTTAAGCGCAGCCATGCTACAGATCCGGTCAATG ACGAAAACTCGACACCAGTTGAGTTCAAGACACCTTCGAAGTCCAGATTTCGCGATGCACTCGATTCACCTCCTCCGACAACACCGAAACACCGAGTCCTGATTGGCGGGAAATCTATGACTCCACGCACACCTCGACATATATCGACGCCAACCACCACGCAGACTATATATTCCGAAGCAAGGCAGATGTTTGCGCGGGGTGCAACTTCAACTCGGATAGTAGGTCGGGATACCGAACGGGAGAAATTGACCTCGTTCATACAAGATGGTGTTGATTCGCGCAAAGGTGGTTGCTTGTATGTCAGTGGTCCCCCGGGTACTGGAAAGAGTGCCTTGGTTCAGGAAGTGTGTCACGACATGGACTTGAAGTCTCTCAAAATCGCACACCTCAATTGCGCAAGTATGCGGGGTGCTCGTGACGTCTACAGCAGGCTTATCGGCGATCTCTGCAACGACCATGACGtcttcaagaagaccgaAGCAGATCGGCTACGACTGATGTTTACatccgaagaggaagatgatatttATTTGGTTACTCTGGACGAGATCGATCATCTCCTCACCGCGGATTCCGGTATCCTCCAGTCCTTGTTTGAGTGGTCGTTGCAGGAAAAGTCTAGACTCTTGCTCATCGGCATTGCCAATGCGCTAGACTTGACTGATAGATCACTCCCACAATTGAAGGCCAAGAACTTGAAGCCTCGCTTGCTTCCCTTCTTGCCTTACAATGCTGGCCAGATTGCCAGCGTAATCACAAATCGTCTTCGCTCTTTACTTCCTGAAGGTCAAACGGTGGAGCCCAATTTCGTTCCCTTTGTCCAACCAGCAGCTATTCAACTGTGCTCGAAGAAGGTGGCATCGCAGACTGGCGATCTACGGAAGGCATTCGAACTGGTCAAGCGTGCCATCGATCTTATTGAGCAAGAAGCACTCAAAAAGCTCGAGGCACAGAATGCCAACCCCGAGAGTCCTACCAAAACAATCCTTGTCGAGAACAACAAtctttcctcatcctcaaagTCATCTTCACCCAAACAGACTCCTACTTTATCTTACACTGCTATCACAGCGCCTCGAGCCAGCATTGCGCATGTTGCGCGTATCACTTCGGCGGCATTCGGACAGGGGACTGTCCAGCGACTACAGGGGCTCAACCTTCAGCAGAAGGCAGCCATATGTGCTTTGATCGCCCTGGACCGCAAGCGGCGGCAAGGTGAATTCCCGGGCACACCGTCCAAGACCAAGCATTTGCCGCCGACGATCAAGCAAGTGTACGACACATATTGTACTTTGTGTCGGCAAGACAATATCCTACACCCTCTTACATCTACCGAATTCAAAGACGTGCTCAGCAACCTGGAGACGATGGGCCTTGTAGGTGAATACCAGGGCCGTGGTCGAGGTGGTACAGTCGCCGGCGGATCCGATCTGCGACGCAGTCCTTCCAAGCTCCACGGGCCAATGACACCCAGCAAAGCCTTGGATGAGCAGAGCCTGGTTTGTTTCGTCTCTCAGAAAGAGATCGAGACACAACTTACCGGAGCGGGAGAGGGTATCCTCCGGAGACTGCTTACCGGTCAAGGGCTGTAA